The Cryptomeria japonica unplaced genomic scaffold, Sugi_1.0 HiC_scaffold_123, whole genome shotgun sequence genome contains a region encoding:
- the LOC131865843 gene encoding germin-like protein 8-2, whose product MANRMIYFTLGLFLLICCYSDRVMAGDSDPLQDFCVADEESKVLVNGFVCKDPMQVSADDFFFRGLGQAGNTDNDVGSNVTMANVKQIPGLNTLGISLVRIDYAQNVGHENAVAISALSSQLPGVQTIANSLFAADPPLPDSVLAKAFRITQEVVDYIQKKFA is encoded by the exons ATGGCTAACCGAATGATTTACTTCACACTGGGACTTTTTCTGTTGATATGTTGTTACAGCGACAGGGTCATGGCAGGGGATTCCGATCCCTTGCAAGATTTCTGCGTTGCAGATGAGGAAAGCAAAG TTTTGGTGAACGGGTTCGTTTGCAAAGACCCAATGCAAGTTTCAGCAGACGACTTCTTCTTCCGGGGACTTGGGCAGGCAGGGAACACCGACAATGATGTGGGCTCCAACGTAACGATGGCGAACGTTAAACAGATACCAGGCCTCAATACGTTGGGAATATCGTTGGTCCGCATCGACTACGCA cagaatgtggggCATGAAAATGCGGTGGCCATATCTGCATTGAGCAGCCAGCTTCCGGGAGTTCAGACAATCGCCAACTCTCTGTTTGCAGCGGATCCTCCTCTCCCAGATTCCGTATTGGCCAAGGCCTTCCGCATCACACAGGAAGTTGTGGATTACATTCAGAAGAAATTCGCATAA
- the LOC131865842 gene encoding putative germin-like protein 2-1 encodes MANRMIYFTLGLFLLICCYSDRVMAGDSDPLQDFCVADEESKVLVNGFVCKDPMQVSADDFFFRGLGQAGNTDNDVGSNVTMANVKQIPGLNTLGISLVRIDYAVGGINPPHTHPRATEVLVLLEGQLLVGFIDTNNKFFSKTLEKGDVFVFPKALVHFQQNVGHENAVAISALSSQLPGVQTIANSLFAADPPLPDSVLAKAFRITQEVVDYIQKKFA; translated from the exons ATGGCTAACCGAATGATTTACTTCACACTGGGACTTTTTCTGTTGATATGTTGTTACAGCGACAGGGTCATGGCAGGGGATTCCGATCCCTTGCAAGATTTCTGCGTTGCAGATGAGGAAAGCAAAG TTTTGGTGAACGGGTTCGTTTGCAAAGACCCAATGCAAGTTTCAGCAGACGACTTCTTCTTCCGGGGACTTGGGCAGGCAGGGAACACCGACAATGATGTGGGCTCCAACGTAACGATGGCGAACGTTAAACAGATACCAGGCCTCAATACGTTGGGAATATCGTTGGTCCGCATCGACTACGCAgtgggtggaataaatcctcctcacacacacccaagagccaccgaagttcttgttttactggaaggccagcttcttgtgggtttcattgacaccaacaacaagtttttcagcaaaacgttggagaagggagatgtgtttgtgtttccaaaggcacttgtgcatttccagcagaatgtggggCATGAAAATGCGGTGGCCATATCTGCATTGAGCAGCCAGCTTCCGGGAGTTCAGACAATCGCCAACTCTCTGTTTGCAGCGGATCCTCCTCTCCCAGATTCCGTATTGGCCAAGGCCTTCCGCATCACACAGGAAGTTGTGGATTACATTCAGAAGAAATTCGCATAA